The following coding sequences lie in one Cucurbita pepo subsp. pepo cultivar mu-cu-16 chromosome LG13, ASM280686v2, whole genome shotgun sequence genomic window:
- the LOC111809152 gene encoding nitrate reductase [NADH], whose product MAASVDNRQYGPLQPPLSGVVRSFKNGPNHRSDSPVRGCNFPNSNVDFNNNRPLKSSVKIQEAAAAEEEEEMEDSCSEDENENEFRDLIVKGNRELEPSILDHRDEGTADNWIERNASMVRLTGKHPFNSEPPLNRLMHHGFITPVPLHYVRNHGVVPKAKWADWTVEVCGLVKRPAKFTMDQLLNEFRFREFPATLVCAGNRRKEQNMVKQSIGFNWGAAGVSTSVWRGVPLCDVLKRCGILSRKKGALNVCFEGAEDLPGGGGSKYGTSIKKELAMDPARDIILAYMQNGEQLAPDHGFPVRMIIPGFIGGRMVKWLKRIIVTTKESENYYHFKDNRVLPSHVDAELANAEAWWYKPEHIINELNINSVITTPCHEEILPINAWTTQRPYTLRGYSYSGGGKKVTRVEVTMDSGETWQVCTLDHPEKANKYGKYWCWCFWSLEVEVLDLLSAKEIAVRAWDETHNTQPEKLIWNLMGMMNNCWFRVKTNMCKPHKGEIGIIFEHPTQPGNQSGGWMDRERHLEISTESNQTLKKSVSTPFMNTASNTYTLSEVKKHNSPQSAWIIVHGHVYDCTRFLKDHPGGSDSILINAGTDCTEEFDAIHSDKAKKMLEDYRIGELITTGYASDSSSNSPNNSTHGASNFSHLAPIREAPVTRRVALAPNEKIPCKLISKTSISHDVRVFRFALPGGQDQALGLPVGKHIFICATVDGKLCMRAYTPTSSIDEMGFFELVVKVYFKGVHPKFPNGGIMSQYLDSMEVGSTLDVKGPLGHIEYTGRGNFMVHGKPRFARRLAMLAGGTGITPIYQVVQAILKDPEDETEMYVVYANRTEDDILLREELETWAKKNQRLKVWYVVQESIREGWEYSVGFITENILREHIPAAAEDTLALACGPPAMIQFAVQPNLEKMNYDTKNSLLVF is encoded by the exons ATGGCGGCTTCCGTCGACAATCGTCAATATGGACCTCTCCAGCCACCGCTTAGTGGCGTCGTTAGGTCATTCAAGAATGGTCCTAACCATCGATCCGACTCTCCCGTTCGTGGCTGTAACTTCCCTAATTCCAACGTTGATTTTAATAACAACCGTCCTTTGAAAAGCTCCGTCAAGATACaagaggcggcggcggcggaggaggaggaggagatggaGGATTCGTGTAGCGaagatgagaatgagaatgagtTTCGTGATTTGATTGTGAAGGGAAACCGTGAACTCGAGCCGTCGATTTTGGATCACAGAGATGAAGGCACGGCTGATAATTGGATCGAGCGGAATGCTTCCATGGTCCGTCTCACAGGGAAGCATCCCTTCAATTCTGAACCGCCTCTTAACCGTCTGATGCATCACGGATTCATCACGCCTGTTCCTCTCCACTACGTCCGTAACCACGGTGTGGTCCCCAAGGCGAAATGGGCCGACTGGACCGTTGAGGTTTGCGGACTTGTCAAACGTCCCGCCAAGTTCACCATGGACCAACTCCTCAACGAATTCCGCTTCCGTGAATTCCCAGCCACACTCGTCTGCGCTGGAAACCGACGGAAGGAACAGAACATGGTGAAACAGAGCATCGGATTTAACTGGGGAGCGGCGGGTGTGTCTACGTCGGTATGGCGTGGTGTTCCACTTTGTGACGTGTTGAAACGATGCGGGATATTGAGCCGTAAGAAAGGGGCGCTGAATGTATGCTTTGAAGGAGCTGAGGATCTTCCTGGTGGCGGTGGGTCAAAATACGGAACCAGTATCAAGAAGGAACTAGCCATGGATCCTGCTAGAGACATCATTCTCGCCTATATGCAAAACGGCGAGCAATTAGCGCCGGACCATGGCTTTCCGGTGAGGATGATCATTCCGGGATTCATCGGTGGTAGAATGGTGAAATGGTTGAAACGAATCATTGTGACAACGAAAGAATCCGAAAACTATTACCATTTTAAGGATAACAGAGTCTTGCCTTCCCATGTCGACGCAGAGCTCGCCAACGCTGAAG CTTGGTGGTACAAGCCGGAACATATAATCAACGAGTTGAACATAAACTCAGTGATAACCACGCCCTGTCATGAGGAGATTCTTCCGATCAACGCGTGGACCACTCAGAGGCCCTACACCTTGAGAGGCTACTCTTATTCCG GCGGTGGGAAGAAGGTGACGCGTGTGGAGGTGACGATGGATAGTGGAGAGACATGGCAGGTGTGCACGTTGGACCATCCGGAGAAGGCGAACAAGTATGGGAAATATTGGTGCTGGTGTTTCTGGTCGTTGGAGGTGGAGGTGCTGGACTTGCTCAGCGCTAAGGAAATTGCCGTCCGGGCTTGGGATGAAACCCATAACACCCAGCCGGAGAAACTCATCTGGAACCTCATG GGAATGATGAACAATTGCTGGTTCAGAGTGAAAACCAATATGTGCAAGCCTCACAAGGGTGAAATCGGTATCATCTTCGAACACCCAACGCAGCCCGGCAACCAATCCGGCGGATGGATGGACAGAGAGAGACATCTGGAGATTTCCACTGAATCAAACCAGACATTGAAAAAGAGTGTCTCCACTCCATTCATGAACACCGCCTCCAACACGTACACCTTATCCGAAGTCAAAAAGCACAACTCCCCCCAATCCGCTTGGATCATCGTTCACGGTCACGTCTACGACTGCACCCGCTTCCTCAAAGACCACCCCGGCGGTTCCGACAGTATCCTCATTAACGCCGGCACCGACTGCACCGAAGAGTTCGACGCAATCCACTCTGACAAAGCCAAGAAAATGCTCGAGGACTATAGAATCGGGGAGTTAATCACCACTGGCTACGCGTCCGACTCCTCCTCCAATTCCCCTAACAACTCCACTCATGGCGCGTCCAACTTCTCCCACTTAGCCCCCATTCGAGAGGCTCCAGTAACACGACGCGTGGCGCTCGCCCCTAACGAGAAAATCCCCTGCAAATTGATTTCCAAGACCTCGATCTCACACGACGTGCGTGTGTTCAGATTCGCACTACCCGGTGGTCAGGACCAGGCTCTCGGATTACCCGTGGGGAAGCACATTTTCATATGCGCCACAGTGGACGGCAAGCTCTGCATGAGAGCCTACACGCCCACTAGCTCCATAGACGAAATGGGGTTCTTCGAATTGGTGGTGAAAGTATACTTCAAAGGCGTGCACCCAAAGTTCCCCAACGGCGGGATCATGTCCCAGTATTTGGATTCCATGGAGGTCGGATCCACGCTGGATGTGAAGGGTCCACTCGGCCATATCGAGTACACAGGGCGCGGCAACTTTATGGTCCATGGCAAGCCCCGGTTCGCCAGACGGCTTGCCATGCTGGCAGGCGGGACCGGAATAACCCCAATATACCAAGTGGTGCAAGCGATATTAAAGGATCCGGAGGACGAGACGGAGATGTATGTGGTGTATGCGAATCGGACGGAGGATGATATTTTGCTGAGGGAGGAATTGGAGACGTGGGCGAAGAAGAACCAGAGATTGAAAGTGTGGTACGTGGTGCAGGAGAGTATTAGAGAAGGGTGGGAATATAGCGTTGGGTTCATTACAGAGAATATTCTGAGAGAGCATAttccggcggcggcggaggacaCATTGGCATTGGCTTGTGGGCCGCCGGCGATGATTCAGTTCGCAGTGCAGCCCAATTTGGAGAAGATGAATTACGATACCAAGAATTCGTTATTagtgttttaa